A single genomic interval of Xyrauchen texanus isolate HMW12.3.18 chromosome 8, RBS_HiC_50CHRs, whole genome shotgun sequence harbors:
- the LOC127647301 gene encoding target of Myb1 membrane trafficking protein-like isoform X1, whose amino-acid sequence MEFFIGNPFSTPVGQLIEQATSSSLPSEDWGLNMEICDIINETEDGPKDAVRAIKKRILGNRNFKEVMLALSVLEACVKNCCHKFHIYVSTRDFVENVLVQSLLPKNNPPMVLQERVLSMIQAWSDAFRSSPDLTGVVTVYEDLRRRGVEFPATELNGYSPIHTPNRSVDSMSPVTAHAEQHTVNASQPQNTETPLTMSPQQIKQLNAELEVVRNNLSVMSDMMSQMEPGSIEQSDTDLMQQLYSMCKDMQGRMVKLIPRLADEKLTEQLLMVNDDMNTTFAQYHRFERHLSIQSNAQSSPAYTNLIDLGAASETPNQSKAANTAHCAVSQSTVNTLSNQMAGLSTKADVNKSSSLQKSPETSSALGGLDATQRKQQDIGEIPVDQSEVMDDIERWLDVDNEDDVEVTSEEFDKFLAERAKAADHLPSAAMPHHDPSRSQP is encoded by the exons AACAGGCCACCAGTTCTTCTCTCCCATCAGAAGACTGGGGCCTCAACATGGAGATCTGTGACATAATAAATGAAACAGAGGACGG GCCTAAAGATGCAGTCAGAGCAATAAAGAAGAGGATCTTGGGAAATAGAAATTTTAAAGAGGTCATGCTAGCTTTGAGT GTGTTGGAGGCCTGTGTTAAGAATTGCTGCCACAAATTTCACATCTACGTGTCCACCAGAGACTTTGTGGAGAACGTTTTAGTGCAATCCCTACTGCCTAAAAATAACCCTCCAATGGTTCTTCAAGAAAGAGTGCTGAGCATGATACag GCGTGGTCCGATGCCTTTCGTAGTTCTCCAGATCTGACTGGGGTTGTGACCGTGTATGAGGATCTCAGGAGGAGAGGTGTGGAGTTTCCAGCGACAGAACTGAATGGATATTCCCCTATTCACACTCCCAACAGG AGTGTTGACTCCATGTCTCCGGTAACAGCGCATGCAGAGCAGCACACAGTCAATGCATCGCAACCACAGAATACAGAGACTCCCCTCACAATGTCACCTCAACAG ATTAAGCAGTTGAATGCCGAACTGGAAGTGGTACGAAATAATCTTTCGGTGATGTCAGACATGATGTCACAGATGGAGCCCGGAAGCATTGAGCAATCCGACACCGATCTGATGCAG CAGCTCTACTCCATGTGCAAGGATATGCAGGGCCGAATGGTCAAACTCATACCCAGACTGGCAGATGAAAAACTTACAGAGCAGTTACTAATGGTCAATGATGACATGAACACTACCTTTGCACAATATCACAG ATTTGAAAGACATCTCAGCATACAGAGCAATGCACAATCT AGCCCAGCTTACACAAACCTCATTGACCTCGGTGCTGCTTCGGAAACTCCTAACCAATCGAAGGCAGCAAATACTGCTCATTGTGCAGTCAGCCAATCAACTGTCAACACACTGTCCAATCAGATGGCAGGGTTAA GCACAAAGGCAGATGTAAACAAAAGCAGCTCACTGCAAAAAAG TCCAGAAACCTCTTCAGCACTTGGGGGACTGGATGCTACACAAAGAAAGCAACAGGACATTGGAGAG ATCCCTGTCGATCAGAGTGAAGTGATGGATGACATTGAACGATGGCTTGATGTGGATAAT GAAGATGACGTGGAGGTGACAAGTGAAG agtTTGATAAGTTCCTTGCAGAAAGAGCAAAAGCAGCTGATCATCTTCCATCAGCAGCGATGCCGCACCACGACCCCAGCCGTTCGCAACCGTAG
- the LOC127647301 gene encoding target of Myb1 membrane trafficking protein-like isoform X2 encodes MEICDIINETEDGPKDAVRAIKKRILGNRNFKEVMLALSVLEACVKNCCHKFHIYVSTRDFVENVLVQSLLPKNNPPMVLQERVLSMIQAWSDAFRSSPDLTGVVTVYEDLRRRGVEFPATELNGYSPIHTPNRSVDSMSPVTAHAEQHTVNASQPQNTETPLTMSPQQIKQLNAELEVVRNNLSVMSDMMSQMEPGSIEQSDTDLMQQLYSMCKDMQGRMVKLIPRLADEKLTEQLLMVNDDMNTTFAQYHRFERHLSIQSNAQSSPAYTNLIDLGAASETPNQSKAANTAHCAVSQSTVNTLSNQMAGLSTKADVNKSSSLQKSPETSSALGGLDATQRKQQDIGEDESLDPTSLSSSPQFHWMVEKGMIPVDQSEVMDDIERWLDVDNEDDVEVTSEEFDKFLAERAKAADHLPSAAMPHHDPSRSQP; translated from the exons ATGGAGATCTGTGACATAATAAATGAAACAGAGGACGG GCCTAAAGATGCAGTCAGAGCAATAAAGAAGAGGATCTTGGGAAATAGAAATTTTAAAGAGGTCATGCTAGCTTTGAGT GTGTTGGAGGCCTGTGTTAAGAATTGCTGCCACAAATTTCACATCTACGTGTCCACCAGAGACTTTGTGGAGAACGTTTTAGTGCAATCCCTACTGCCTAAAAATAACCCTCCAATGGTTCTTCAAGAAAGAGTGCTGAGCATGATACag GCGTGGTCCGATGCCTTTCGTAGTTCTCCAGATCTGACTGGGGTTGTGACCGTGTATGAGGATCTCAGGAGGAGAGGTGTGGAGTTTCCAGCGACAGAACTGAATGGATATTCCCCTATTCACACTCCCAACAGG AGTGTTGACTCCATGTCTCCGGTAACAGCGCATGCAGAGCAGCACACAGTCAATGCATCGCAACCACAGAATACAGAGACTCCCCTCACAATGTCACCTCAACAG ATTAAGCAGTTGAATGCCGAACTGGAAGTGGTACGAAATAATCTTTCGGTGATGTCAGACATGATGTCACAGATGGAGCCCGGAAGCATTGAGCAATCCGACACCGATCTGATGCAG CAGCTCTACTCCATGTGCAAGGATATGCAGGGCCGAATGGTCAAACTCATACCCAGACTGGCAGATGAAAAACTTACAGAGCAGTTACTAATGGTCAATGATGACATGAACACTACCTTTGCACAATATCACAG ATTTGAAAGACATCTCAGCATACAGAGCAATGCACAATCT AGCCCAGCTTACACAAACCTCATTGACCTCGGTGCTGCTTCGGAAACTCCTAACCAATCGAAGGCAGCAAATACTGCTCATTGTGCAGTCAGCCAATCAACTGTCAACACACTGTCCAATCAGATGGCAGGGTTAA GCACAAAGGCAGATGTAAACAAAAGCAGCTCACTGCAAAAAAG TCCAGAAACCTCTTCAGCACTTGGGGGACTGGATGCTACACAAAGAAAGCAACAGGACATTGGAGAG GATGAAAGTCTAGACCCCACCTCCCTCAGCAGCTCACCTCAGTTTCATTGGATGGTTGAAAAGGGAATG ATCCCTGTCGATCAGAGTGAAGTGATGGATGACATTGAACGATGGCTTGATGTGGATAAT GAAGATGACGTGGAGGTGACAAGTGAAG agtTTGATAAGTTCCTTGCAGAAAGAGCAAAAGCAGCTGATCATCTTCCATCAGCAGCGATGCCGCACCACGACCCCAGCCGTTCGCAACCGTAG